In Chryseobacterium camelliae, one DNA window encodes the following:
- a CDS encoding GLPGLI family protein: protein MKKLGVIAFMLLMQSIAAQTNRFVYQVTMKPDASNKNDIKTENAYLDISKDKSMFYSENRLKRDSIFQQAFQGGGGRGMISRDQMESLRSNINYSIEKDKTSQKTYFKDRIGRDIYTYEEDRPMNWKIFPETTKIGEYKVQKAETDFGGRHWTAWFTADLPYQDGPYKFTGLPGLIVKAEDDKGDYSFDLMKNYKLAELPSLNQFGNTIKVKRADYIKQQERFAADPMSFMNSGGGQMRMMTRGGEGGPPTPPADARKRMEERIKDEAKRNSNPIELK, encoded by the coding sequence ATGAAAAAATTAGGCGTTATTGCTTTTATGCTTCTGATGCAGTCCATTGCTGCACAAACCAACAGATTCGTATACCAGGTGACCATGAAACCGGATGCTTCCAACAAGAATGACATCAAGACGGAAAATGCATATCTGGATATCTCTAAAGACAAATCCATGTTTTATTCTGAGAACAGGCTCAAAAGGGATTCCATTTTTCAGCAAGCTTTTCAGGGCGGCGGAGGAAGAGGCATGATCAGCAGGGATCAGATGGAAAGCCTGAGATCGAATATCAATTATTCCATTGAAAAAGATAAAACCAGCCAGAAAACCTATTTTAAGGACAGGATAGGAAGGGATATTTATACGTACGAGGAAGACCGTCCCATGAACTGGAAGATTTTTCCGGAAACTACCAAGATAGGGGAGTACAAAGTACAAAAGGCAGAAACCGATTTCGGCGGTCGCCACTGGACAGCATGGTTTACTGCAGATTTGCCTTATCAGGATGGTCCCTACAAATTCACCGGACTTCCAGGGCTTATTGTGAAAGCAGAGGATGATAAAGGGGATTATTCCTTTGACCTGATGAAAAACTATAAACTGGCTGAACTTCCATCCCTGAATCAGTTTGGAAATACAATCAAGGTAAAGCGTGCAGATTATATTAAACAGCAGGAACGTTTCGCGGCAGACCCTATGTCATTCATGAATTCAGGAGGAGGGCAGATGAGAATGATGACAAGAGGCGGAGAAGGTGGCCCGCCAACACCACCTGCTGATGCAAGAAAAAGAATGGAAGAGAGAATCAAAGATGAAGCAAAGAGAAACAGCAATCCTATAGAATTGAAATAA
- a CDS encoding LTA synthase family protein yields the protein MDLKKTQPFLYLGLFYLIISFITRIIFFFHPITSADFTLSEVLKVLVIGIANDVFVFILASSVLALYLLFLSDSKYKKPYGPLILSLLVLIFLYILIVPNNIFKQYGGSVTKIVLIFVGLKAFLFGLMFFFPQKRIKIRNVLYFITLFLYVLLIVFNAVSEYFFYNEFGVRYNFIAVDYLIYTNEVIGNIMESYPVVPLFSGIFIITLAITLLIYRKTRNELQNLPDFRQKMILLGSFAVLVAISLLTLPVMMQIKSTNVFADEIGSNGLPKFYWAFTHNELDYFQFYIQMDEKQAEKNFLSQYAEPSLSRPVASAQPEIKKNVVLISVESLSADFLEHYGNTQKITPFLDSLADRSLMFTNLYATGNRTVRGLEALTLCIPPTAGESIIKRENNKNRFTTGSVFKSKGYDVKFLYGGYSYFDNMQDFFAGNGYGIVDRNNFKPEEISFANVWGVADEDMAKKAIQVMNAEARSGKPFFNHWMTVSNHRPFTYPDGRIDIPGDAKSREGGVKYTDYSLRKFFEMAKKQSWYSNTVFIIIADHCASSAGDTELPMDKYRIPAIVFSEGFIQPQKFDGLMSQIDVMPTVFGLLHFNYTSKFLGQDVFTKEFQPKAYIATYQDLGLVKDNSLTILSPVKKVKQYSLTPETGKIAPEFNIYYKENLLKKPEQKLVNDAVSAYQSTSYWVKTNALTR from the coding sequence ATGGATTTAAAGAAAACACAGCCATTCTTATACCTTGGACTATTTTATCTCATCATATCCTTTATTACCAGGATTATTTTCTTCTTTCATCCGATTACTTCAGCGGATTTTACATTGTCTGAAGTTTTAAAGGTACTGGTGATCGGTATTGCCAATGATGTATTCGTTTTTATCCTGGCAAGTTCTGTATTGGCATTGTACTTATTATTTCTGTCTGATTCAAAATATAAAAAGCCTTACGGTCCGCTGATCCTGTCCCTGCTGGTCCTTATTTTCCTGTACATTCTCATTGTCCCGAATAATATTTTCAAGCAGTACGGAGGTTCCGTAACAAAAATAGTCCTGATCTTTGTTGGACTGAAAGCCTTTCTTTTTGGCCTGATGTTTTTCTTTCCTCAGAAGAGGATCAAAATAAGGAATGTACTGTATTTCATTACCCTGTTCTTATATGTTCTGCTCATCGTTTTCAATGCAGTAAGTGAATATTTCTTTTACAATGAATTCGGTGTACGGTACAATTTCATTGCCGTGGATTACCTGATCTATACAAATGAAGTGATCGGCAATATCATGGAAAGCTATCCTGTAGTGCCGCTCTTCAGTGGCATCTTCATCATTACGCTTGCCATTACCTTACTGATCTACCGGAAAACCAGAAATGAGCTTCAGAACCTGCCCGATTTCAGGCAGAAAATGATCCTGTTGGGTTCTTTTGCCGTACTGGTAGCGATCAGCCTTCTCACCCTTCCGGTGATGATGCAGATTAAATCTACCAATGTTTTTGCCGATGAGATTGGTTCCAACGGACTGCCTAAATTTTATTGGGCTTTTACCCATAATGAACTGGACTATTTCCAGTTTTACATCCAAATGGATGAAAAACAGGCAGAAAAAAACTTCCTGAGCCAGTATGCCGAGCCTTCTTTATCAAGGCCTGTAGCATCTGCTCAGCCGGAAATAAAGAAGAATGTAGTCTTGATTTCGGTAGAAAGCTTGTCCGCAGACTTCCTGGAACATTATGGAAATACCCAGAAAATTACGCCTTTCCTGGACAGCCTTGCAGACCGTTCGCTGATGTTTACCAATCTGTATGCTACCGGAAACAGAACAGTAAGAGGACTGGAAGCACTTACCTTATGCATCCCTCCTACAGCAGGCGAAAGTATTATCAAAAGGGAGAACAATAAAAACAGGTTTACTACCGGCAGCGTGTTCAAATCAAAAGGATATGATGTTAAATTTCTATACGGAGGCTACAGCTATTTCGACAATATGCAGGATTTCTTTGCCGGTAACGGTTACGGCATTGTAGACCGGAACAATTTCAAGCCTGAAGAAATATCCTTTGCCAATGTTTGGGGAGTCGCTGATGAAGATATGGCCAAAAAAGCGATACAGGTAATGAATGCAGAAGCAAGATCCGGTAAACCTTTCTTTAACCACTGGATGACGGTTTCCAACCACAGGCCGTTTACTTATCCGGACGGACGGATTGATATCCCGGGAGATGCAAAATCCCGTGAAGGCGGTGTTAAATACACGGATTACTCTCTCCGGAAGTTCTTCGAGATGGCCAAAAAGCAATCCTGGTACAGCAATACCGTATTCATTATCATTGCAGACCATTGCGCGTCCAGTGCCGGAGATACGGAACTTCCTATGGATAAATACAGGATTCCTGCCATAGTTTTTTCGGAAGGATTCATCCAGCCGCAGAAATTTGACGGCCTGATGTCCCAGATCGATGTAATGCCTACAGTGTTCGGATTGCTTCATTTCAACTATACCTCTAAATTCCTCGGCCAGGATGTGTTTACGAAAGAATTCCAACCGAAAGCCTATATTGCTACCTATCAGGATTTAGGGCTGGTTAAGGATAACTCCCTTACCATCCTTTCACCGGTAAAAAAGGTAAAACAATACTCCCTAACACCGGAAACAGGAAAAATAGCCCCTGAATTCAATATCTATTACAAAGAAAATCTTCTTAAAAAACCGGAGCAGAAGCTGGTGAATGATGCGGTATCCGCTTATCAGTCCACTTCATACTGGGTAAAAACCAATGCGCTTACCCGCTGA
- a CDS encoding glutathionylspermidine synthase family protein has product MERIQTEIRKDWENKLEGLGFGYHSLEGLYWDESHYYQFTGSEIEAIENATAELWQMCLEAVDHVIAENLWERFNIPQHFRDYIVTSWEEDHPSIYGRFDFGFDGKNLKLLEFNADTPTSLYEASVIQWYWLQDMFPDRDQFNSIHEKLIDYWKYLTKYMNPRHIYFTSLTNIEDVTNVEYMRDCATQAGFETEFIPVQDIGWADDIEEFISGDQTIMEYIFKLYPYEWILEDGFSEKLVKNAFRSQWIEPAWKVLLSSKAILPVLWKLYPDHPYLLEAYFDGPKDMKDYARKPVFSREGANVTLYQNRVAVEHNEGGYEKEGFIYQKLFKLPDFDGNHPVIGSWVIGQEPAGIGIRESVHLITNNQSRFIPHLISG; this is encoded by the coding sequence ATGGAAAGAATACAGACGGAAATACGTAAGGATTGGGAAAATAAGCTTGAGGGCCTTGGATTCGGGTATCATTCACTGGAAGGCCTGTACTGGGATGAAAGTCATTATTACCAATTTACCGGAAGCGAAATCGAAGCTATTGAAAATGCTACAGCCGAACTCTGGCAGATGTGCCTGGAGGCAGTAGACCATGTGATTGCTGAAAATCTTTGGGAGCGCTTCAACATTCCTCAACACTTCAGGGATTATATAGTGACCAGCTGGGAAGAAGATCATCCCTCAATTTACGGCAGGTTTGATTTCGGATTTGACGGGAAAAATCTGAAGCTCCTCGAATTCAATGCGGATACCCCGACTTCTTTATACGAAGCTTCGGTAATCCAGTGGTACTGGCTTCAGGACATGTTTCCTGACCGGGACCAGTTCAATTCCATTCATGAAAAGCTGATCGACTACTGGAAATATCTTACCAAATACATGAATCCGCGCCATATTTATTTTACTTCGCTTACGAATATTGAAGATGTGACGAATGTGGAATATATGCGGGATTGTGCCACACAGGCGGGTTTTGAGACAGAGTTTATTCCGGTCCAGGATATTGGGTGGGCAGACGATATAGAAGAATTTATCTCGGGAGACCAGACCATTATGGAATACATCTTCAAACTTTATCCTTACGAATGGATTCTGGAAGACGGATTCAGCGAAAAGCTTGTAAAAAATGCATTCCGTTCGCAATGGATAGAGCCAGCGTGGAAGGTCCTTCTTTCATCCAAAGCGATCCTGCCGGTGCTGTGGAAACTTTATCCGGATCATCCTTATCTGCTCGAAGCATACTTTGACGGGCCCAAAGACATGAAAGATTATGCCAGAAAGCCGGTCTTTTCACGTGAGGGAGCCAACGTAACCTTATACCAGAACCGCGTAGCTGTTGAGCATAACGAAGGAGGGTATGAAAAAGAAGGGTTCATCTACCAGAAACTTTTTAAACTTCCTGATTTTGACGGGAACCATCCCGTTATCGGCAGCTGGGTGATTGGGCAGGAGCCTGCCGGAATCGGTATCCGGGAAAGCGTTCACCTGATCACCAATAATCAGAGCAGGTTCATTCCGCATCTTATCAGCGGGTAA
- the ribH gene encoding 6,7-dimethyl-8-ribityllumazine synthase, producing the protein MATVNLSDYKPLNITNADEFSIGIVFSEWNDFVTYNLRDAALEILEKEGVKHENIRLFEVPGAFELNYAAMQLCKERKYDAVIAIGCVIRGETPHFDYVCSAVAQGIKDCNILTDTPTIFCVLTDDNKEQSIARSGGNLGNKGVEAAVTALRMIDFKKNLSVKKGNIGFGHS; encoded by the coding sequence ATGGCAACAGTTAATCTTTCCGATTACAAGCCACTGAATATTACTAATGCCGATGAGTTTTCTATCGGCATTGTTTTTTCTGAGTGGAATGATTTTGTAACCTACAACCTCCGTGATGCCGCTTTGGAAATCCTTGAAAAAGAAGGGGTAAAACATGAAAACATCAGGCTTTTTGAAGTTCCGGGTGCATTTGAGCTGAATTATGCTGCCATGCAGCTGTGCAAAGAGCGGAAGTATGATGCCGTCATCGCAATCGGATGCGTGATCCGGGGAGAGACGCCTCATTTCGATTATGTTTGTTCAGCAGTTGCCCAGGGAATCAAGGACTGTAATATCCTTACCGACACACCCACAATTTTTTGTGTGCTGACAGATGATAATAAGGAACAGTCTATAGCCAGAAGCGGCGGTAACCTTGGCAATAAAGGAGTGGAAGCAGCAGTAACCGCCCTGAGGATGATTGATTTTAAAAAGAATCTTTCAGTTAAAAAAGGCAATATCGGTTTCGGACATTCTTAA
- the sufC gene encoding Fe-S cluster assembly ATPase SufC, whose amino-acid sequence MLQIKDLHARIEDGAQILKGINLEIKPGEVHAIMGPNGAGKSTLSSVIAGKEDYEITEGEIIFDGELINEDAPEERAHKGIFLSFQYPVEIPGVSVTNFIKAALNENRKANGMEEMPAKEMLAMIREKSEQLGIKKDFLSRSLNEGFSGGEKKRNEIFQMMMLNPKLAILDETDSGLDIDALRIVADGVNHFKNEGNAVLLITHYQRLLNYIQPDFVHVLANGKIIKTGDKSLAFELEEKGYDWLLN is encoded by the coding sequence ATGTTACAAATTAAAGACCTTCACGCCAGAATTGAAGACGGCGCACAAATATTAAAAGGAATTAACCTCGAAATCAAGCCGGGCGAGGTCCATGCCATCATGGGGCCGAACGGTGCCGGTAAATCTACCTTATCTTCTGTTATTGCAGGTAAGGAAGACTATGAAATCACAGAAGGAGAGATTATTTTCGACGGAGAATTGATCAACGAGGATGCTCCTGAAGAAAGAGCGCATAAAGGAATTTTCCTTTCATTTCAGTATCCTGTGGAGATTCCCGGGGTTTCTGTAACCAATTTCATTAAAGCGGCCCTGAATGAAAACAGGAAAGCCAACGGTATGGAAGAAATGCCTGCTAAGGAAATGCTTGCTATGATCCGTGAAAAATCTGAGCAGTTGGGCATAAAAAAAGATTTTCTTTCCCGATCATTAAATGAAGGATTCTCCGGTGGAGAGAAAAAAAGAAACGAAATTTTCCAGATGATGATGCTGAATCCTAAACTGGCAATCCTTGACGAAACGGATTCCGGACTGGATATTGATGCATTGAGAATTGTGGCAGACGGCGTGAACCATTTCAAGAATGAAGGCAATGCCGTACTTTTGATTACCCACTATCAGAGATTACTGAACTATATCCAGCCTGACTTCGTCCATGTACTGGCCAACGGAAAGATCATCAAAACAGGAGACAAATCCCTTGCCTTTGAACTGGAAGAAAAAGGATACGACTGGCTTTTAAATTAA
- a CDS encoding tetratricopeptide repeat protein encodes MAKLTKNAQQEQEGKETVEFFKDLDKEALNTERFLERYSKPLSIVFGVLVLGVLGFFAYKQFVVAPKNAEAVKSFLAAQKYLAEGKDKEALGGKSAANPGFIGTYNEYSSTDIGKLSAYNAGILKFKEGKFQEAYDLLDKFSSDNKTMTAMKYGAMADAKSGLNKNDEALQLLDKAASASDDPYTTYYFTRKAGIVALGLNKKAEAKKYFSVIDEKYQDYDNGMSDSYIEMTKYY; translated from the coding sequence ATGGCAAAACTTACAAAGAATGCTCAGCAAGAGCAAGAAGGTAAAGAAACGGTAGAGTTTTTTAAAGACCTTGATAAAGAAGCTTTAAACACTGAGAGGTTCCTTGAAAGATATTCAAAACCGCTGAGTATTGTGTTCGGAGTTTTGGTATTGGGAGTTTTAGGATTTTTTGCCTACAAGCAATTTGTGGTAGCTCCTAAAAATGCAGAAGCCGTTAAAAGCTTCCTTGCTGCCCAGAAATACCTTGCCGAAGGAAAAGACAAAGAGGCTCTAGGAGGTAAATCCGCTGCTAATCCTGGTTTTATAGGAACTTATAATGAATATTCCTCAACGGATATCGGAAAACTTTCTGCCTACAATGCAGGGATCCTTAAATTTAAAGAAGGGAAGTTCCAGGAAGCTTACGATCTTTTAGATAAGTTCTCTTCTGATAATAAGACCATGACTGCTATGAAGTATGGAGCTATGGCAGATGCCAAGTCCGGGCTTAATAAAAATGATGAAGCTTTACAGTTATTGGACAAAGCAGCTTCAGCATCTGATGATCCTTATACAACCTACTATTTTACCAGAAAAGCAGGTATCGTAGCTTTAGGATTAAATAAGAAAGCAGAGGCTAAAAAATATTTCTCTGTTATTGACGAAAAATACCAGGATTATGACAACGGAATGTCTGATTCTTACATTGAAATGACTAAATACTACTAA
- a CDS encoding adenine phosphoribosyltransferase, producing MASQELIRQLEETIENIPDFPIPGIQFKDISPIFLNPKLYEEVIRDLVAFSKGKVDAVCGIESRGYLFGIAIAVALDVPFILIRKKGKLPPPVVSEEYDLEYGSAAIETRKGQIKPGQKILIHDDLLATGGTTEAAAKLVQKQGAIPVQFSFLIGLKDLNGKDKLEKFNAEIYHTLEF from the coding sequence ATGGCTTCACAGGAACTCATCAGACAACTTGAAGAAACAATAGAGAATATTCCTGATTTCCCGATTCCGGGGATACAGTTTAAAGATATATCCCCTATCTTCCTGAATCCTAAGCTGTATGAAGAAGTGATCCGGGATCTGGTAGCCTTCAGTAAAGGAAAAGTGGATGCCGTATGCGGAATCGAGAGCCGAGGATACCTTTTCGGAATCGCCATTGCCGTGGCACTGGATGTCCCGTTCATCCTGATCCGGAAAAAAGGAAAGCTTCCTCCGCCTGTCGTTTCCGAAGAATACGATCTGGAATATGGGAGTGCAGCAATTGAAACGCGCAAAGGACAGATCAAACCGGGCCAGAAAATCCTGATCCATGATGACCTTCTGGCCACAGGAGGCACCACGGAAGCCGCAGCCAAACTCGTTCAGAAGCAGGGTGCGATACCGGTACAGTTCAGTTTCCTGATCGGGTTGAAAGACCTGAACGGCAAAGACAAGCTTGAAAAATTCAACGCTGAAATTTACCACACGCTTGAATTTTAA
- the ypfJ gene encoding KPN_02809 family neutral zinc metallopeptidase → MRWTDDRSGNVEDRRGLGGGAVVGGGLGTLIIAAIVFFLGGDPSSILSSSGSTSAPTEQRELNDKELKVREFVEMITAENEQTWTKIFAENNMQYSPAKVVLFENTTQSGCGTAQSAMGPFYCPADQTVYMDMSFFRELQEQFGAQVTEFTIAYVMAHEMGHHVQTLLGTTQKVDEMRRSGQYSEAQMNRVSVATELQADFYAGVWAKQTDNREHILEPGDIDAAISAAEAVGDDNIQKRSQGYVNQESFTHGSSAQRKEWFMKGYNTGDIKQGNTFDELLK, encoded by the coding sequence ATGAGATGGACAGACGACAGGAGCGGCAATGTTGAAGACCGGCGGGGGCTGGGCGGAGGCGCCGTGGTTGGCGGCGGGCTAGGAACGCTGATTATAGCCGCAATTGTATTTTTTCTGGGTGGAGATCCTTCATCCATTCTTTCTTCTTCCGGCAGCACTTCTGCCCCTACGGAGCAAAGGGAACTGAATGACAAAGAGCTTAAAGTACGAGAGTTTGTAGAGATGATTACGGCTGAAAATGAGCAGACCTGGACCAAAATCTTTGCTGAAAACAATATGCAATACAGTCCTGCAAAGGTTGTGCTTTTTGAAAATACAACCCAATCCGGGTGCGGAACTGCGCAATCGGCTATGGGACCATTTTACTGTCCTGCAGACCAGACCGTTTATATGGACATGAGTTTTTTTAGAGAACTGCAGGAGCAGTTCGGCGCTCAGGTAACAGAGTTTACGATTGCCTACGTAATGGCCCACGAGATGGGTCACCATGTCCAGACTTTACTGGGCACCACCCAGAAAGTAGATGAAATGAGGAGAAGCGGCCAGTATTCGGAAGCGCAGATGAACCGTGTTTCCGTTGCGACAGAACTCCAGGCAGATTTCTATGCAGGAGTCTGGGCCAAGCAGACGGATAACAGGGAGCATATTCTTGAACCGGGAGATATAGATGCGGCAATCAGCGCAGCGGAAGCCGTTGGTGATGATAACATCCAGAAACGTTCCCAAGGATATGTAAACCAGGAAAGTTTTACCCATGGTTCATCAGCACAACGTAAAGAATGGTTTATGAAAGGGTATAATACCGGAGATATCAAACAGGGAAATACTTTTGACGAGCTTTTAAAATAA
- the sufB gene encoding Fe-S cluster assembly protein SufB, translating to MSKYTEDDLRVDLENKKYEFGWETQIDYEEFPIGLNEDIVRAISAKKEEPEWMTEWRLESFRVWQKMTEPEWANIKYEKPDFQAIRYYAAPKVKPELASLDEVDPELIKTFEKLGINIEEQKRLSGVAVDIVMDSISVKTTFQDTLAEKGIIFCSISEAIKHHPNLVRKYIGKVVPRGDNFYAALNSAVFSDGSFCYIPKGVRCPMELSTYFRINQAGTGQFERTLVIADEGSYVSYLEGCTAPSRDENQLHAAVVELIALDNAEIKYSTVQNWYPGNEEGKGGVFNFVTKRGLCERKAKISWTQVETGSAVTWKYPSCILKGDGSIGEFYSIAVTNNHQYADTGTKMIHIGKNTRSTIISKGISAGKSQNSYRGLVKVMPSAKGARNFSQCDSLLMGNECGAHTFPYIEIKDPSAQLEHEATTSKIGEDQIFYCNQRGIDTERAIALIVNGFSKEVLNKLPMEFAIEAQKLLEISLEGSVG from the coding sequence ATGAGTAAATACACAGAAGACGACCTAAGGGTTGATCTAGAAAATAAAAAATACGAATTCGGCTGGGAAACCCAGATTGATTACGAGGAGTTCCCCATCGGCCTGAATGAAGATATTGTGCGAGCCATTTCCGCCAAGAAGGAAGAGCCGGAATGGATGACGGAATGGCGTCTGGAATCATTCAGGGTCTGGCAGAAGATGACAGAACCGGAATGGGCCAACATCAAATATGAGAAGCCTGATTTTCAGGCCATCAGATATTATGCGGCACCCAAAGTGAAACCGGAGCTGGCCAGCCTGGACGAAGTGGACCCTGAGCTGATCAAAACATTTGAAAAGCTGGGCATTAATATTGAAGAACAGAAAAGGCTTTCCGGAGTAGCCGTTGATATCGTTATGGACTCTATTTCCGTAAAGACAACGTTCCAGGATACACTGGCCGAGAAAGGGATTATTTTCTGTTCTATTTCTGAAGCGATCAAGCATCATCCGAATCTGGTGAGGAAATACATCGGGAAAGTGGTTCCGCGAGGCGATAACTTTTATGCCGCCCTGAACTCCGCTGTATTTTCAGACGGCAGTTTCTGTTACATTCCTAAAGGCGTACGATGCCCGATGGAGCTTTCCACCTATTTCCGGATCAACCAGGCCGGAACAGGGCAGTTTGAAAGAACACTTGTTATTGCTGATGAAGGCAGTTATGTATCTTATCTTGAAGGATGTACTGCACCGTCAAGAGACGAGAATCAGCTGCACGCAGCTGTCGTTGAGCTGATTGCCCTGGACAATGCTGAAATTAAATATTCGACGGTTCAGAACTGGTACCCTGGTAATGAAGAAGGAAAAGGCGGGGTATTCAATTTTGTAACGAAAAGAGGGCTTTGCGAGAGAAAGGCAAAGATTTCATGGACACAGGTTGAAACGGGTTCTGCAGTGACATGGAAGTATCCGTCATGCATATTAAAAGGTGATGGTTCTATCGGTGAATTCTATTCTATCGCAGTAACAAATAACCATCAGTACGCAGATACGGGAACTAAAATGATCCATATCGGGAAAAATACCCGCTCGACTATTATTTCAAAAGGAATTTCTGCAGGAAAATCGCAGAACTCCTACCGTGGGCTCGTTAAAGTAATGCCTTCGGCCAAAGGGGCAAGAAACTTTTCCCAATGTGATTCTTTGCTGATGGGCAATGAATGCGGAGCACATACATTTCCATACATTGAAATTAAAGATCCTTCCGCACAACTGGAGCATGAGGCGACCACTTCAAAAATCGGTGAAGATCAGATCTTCTACTGTAACCAGAGAGGAATCGATACAGAGAGAGCTATTGCTCTGATCGTAAACGGGTTCAGCAAAGAAGTCCTCAATAAGCTGCCAATGGAATTTGCCATTGAGGCCCAGAAACTTCTGGAAATCTCACTGGAAGGCTCAGTAGGATAA
- a CDS encoding HesB/IscA family protein, whose product MIKVSDHAKEKAILLMREDGFDASEDYIRVGVKSGGCSGLEYVLKFDNQKTDADQIFEDNGIKIIVDKKSILYLAGTTLEYSGGLNGKGFVFNNPNAARTCGCGESFSL is encoded by the coding sequence ATGATAAAAGTATCAGATCACGCAAAAGAGAAAGCCATACTGCTCATGAGGGAGGATGGATTTGACGCTTCTGAAGATTATATAAGGGTAGGTGTAAAAAGCGGCGGATGCTCCGGTCTGGAATATGTACTGAAATTTGACAACCAGAAAACAGATGCAGACCAGATTTTTGAAGATAACGGGATTAAAATCATAGTGGATAAAAAATCTATCCTGTATCTTGCAGGAACTACCCTGGAATACTCAGGAGGACTTAACGGAAAAGGATTTGTCTTTAACAATCCAAACGCAGCCAGAACATGCGGTTGCGGGGAGTCTTTCAGCCTGTAA
- a CDS encoding four helix bundle protein, with protein sequence MTVSFEHFPVYKKAISFTVEVFKILDDENLQKGFSLKEQLKRATLSVSNNIAESSEYGSK encoded by the coding sequence ATGACTGTTTCATTTGAACATTTCCCGGTTTATAAAAAGGCAATTTCATTTACAGTTGAAGTTTTTAAAATTCTTGATGATGAAAATTTACAGAAAGGATTTTCTCTTAAGGAACAGTTGAAAAGAGCCACATTATCAGTAAGCAACAATATTGCTGAGAGCTCTGAATATGGAAGCAAATAA